Proteins encoded in a region of the Pseudanabaena sp. BC1403 genome:
- a CDS encoding response regulator, with translation MDTDNLAVYSLVEQLRGYGRKQFTGKLELHSVKDYRWSIYYCHGRLVWASGGAHHHRRWRRLMAQYKLQIDFNKISFRSIEEIRLWDYHVLVILMKRMVLTREQITPIIEGFVQEVLFDIIQCAANEKITYYCDFEDEITPVISLIHAENAIDNAHQEWLAWRKSGIADFSPNLAPWIKRPSQLKEEASELTYKTLITILDGRRSLRELSTWMKKDLFNLVQSLMAYYHRGMIGLVEVADIESPVSSFSPNESLGNKSTQLVEETQAPTKLDQIARPLIACVDDSNQVCATIEQIVGAFGFGFLGIRDSINVLPLLVEHRPELIILDLVMPIVGGYELCTQIRRMPEFKDTPILILTSNDTFVDRIRSKFVGATAFMSKTAGNDKIGEQIKRYLLPFDKDLEEPSPTDSTDTY, from the coding sequence ATGGATACAGATAATCTAGCCGTTTATAGCCTTGTTGAACAGTTGCGCGGCTATGGTCGCAAACAGTTTACTGGCAAGCTGGAACTCCATAGTGTCAAAGATTACAGATGGAGCATCTATTATTGTCATGGGAGGTTGGTTTGGGCTTCGGGGGGAGCGCATCATCACCGACGTTGGCGCAGACTGATGGCACAATACAAGCTACAAATAGACTTTAATAAAATTTCTTTCCGCTCTATCGAGGAAATTCGACTCTGGGACTACCATGTGTTGGTAATCCTAATGAAACGAATGGTCTTAACCCGTGAGCAAATCACACCAATTATTGAAGGTTTTGTTCAAGAAGTATTGTTTGATATTATCCAATGTGCTGCGAATGAAAAGATTACCTACTACTGTGATTTTGAGGATGAGATTACGCCAGTGATTTCGCTGATCCATGCAGAAAATGCGATTGATAACGCCCATCAAGAATGGTTAGCTTGGCGCAAATCTGGAATTGCCGATTTTTCACCAAATCTTGCACCTTGGATCAAACGCCCATCCCAGCTAAAGGAAGAAGCTTCAGAACTCACTTACAAAACACTGATCACCATCCTTGATGGTAGGAGATCGCTTCGAGAGTTATCGACCTGGATGAAGAAAGACCTATTTAATCTCGTACAGTCGTTAATGGCATATTATCATCGAGGCATGATCGGACTTGTGGAAGTTGCGGATATTGAATCTCCAGTTTCGAGTTTTTCACCAAATGAATCTTTAGGAAATAAATCTACTCAGTTGGTTGAGGAAACTCAAGCTCCGACTAAGCTAGATCAAATCGCAAGACCTCTCATTGCCTGCGTGGATGATAGCAATCAAGTCTGTGCAACAATAGAACAGATTGTTGGAGCATTTGGATTTGGATTTCTAGGAATTCGAGATTCTATTAATGTATTACCATTGCTAGTTGAACATAGGCCAGAGCTGATTATTTTAGATTTGGTGATGCCAATTGTTGGTGGTTATGAACTATGCACTCAAATTCGCCGTATGCCAGAGTTTAAGGATACGCCTATCCTGATTTTGACTAGTAATGATACATTTGTTGATCGGATTAGATCGAAATTTGTCGGCGCAACAGCCTTTATGTCGAAAACCGCTGGTAATGACAAAATTGGGGAGCAAATCAAGAGATATCTACTTCCTTTTGATAAGGATCTAGAAGAACCATCCCCAACTGATTCAACAGATACTTATTAG
- a CDS encoding DUF3352 domain-containing protein: protein MSKSSKINKSAKQKQSTMLMYIGIGAAVIAAGAGGAYFYFTQRSQSIKGILGAAAVIPQEAQVVMAFNTKSEPWNKLAQFGTPASQKLIGDGITKSPLNSLLVQSKTEYSRDVQPWLEGYIITALVPNAAQPQAPAATLVIAPTRDQSKSDAFLTKYRGALAQQGAKFTAKQYKDFTYYESPTRDPNNSVVTADIGGQYVAIATSPLLIQQAIDTYKGSNPSLAKKPIFAKIYGATNQTKIVEPLLQVYLDGDVALEFIGSQANLNLNEAAIAQSKRELDAMTLTGGTQKEGLRFEINTYLKNNNSNPLANNDAKVLNLLPQETFLLVSGVNLYQSWQSLVTQAKGNASSTQLIEQIRKAVKDSTKLDLEQDILKWMNGEFAIAAIPNNQGILANPGFGFVAIAQASDQNAAKTALDKIDKVAQTNSGGLLPKGVDLKPKQIGDKSVIAWAIGNTNWATRGTLDNNFVFWSMGDLADTFVPKPANNLPESSSFKILTTDIPKSNGGYFYLNMTTALSLADRLLPPEVKSNPSFTEIRSVLDAINGIAVTSTNVDAKTTRLDFLFTLKPTPGN, encoded by the coding sequence ATGTCGAAGTCATCTAAAATCAATAAATCTGCTAAACAAAAACAATCAACAATGCTGATGTATATCGGTATTGGAGCGGCTGTGATTGCCGCAGGAGCAGGGGGTGCGTATTTCTATTTTACTCAGCGATCGCAGTCAATTAAAGGCATTTTAGGTGCGGCGGCAGTGATCCCCCAAGAGGCGCAAGTGGTAATGGCTTTTAATACCAAATCTGAGCCTTGGAATAAACTAGCGCAATTTGGTACGCCTGCCTCACAAAAGCTGATTGGTGACGGCATTACCAAATCGCCGTTAAATTCTTTACTAGTCCAGAGTAAAACTGAATATAGTCGCGATGTGCAACCTTGGCTAGAGGGTTACATCATTACAGCGCTTGTGCCTAATGCCGCGCAGCCACAAGCACCTGCGGCAACTTTAGTAATTGCCCCAACCCGTGATCAAAGCAAATCCGATGCCTTTTTGACAAAATATCGTGGAGCGTTGGCGCAACAGGGGGCGAAGTTTACCGCCAAGCAATACAAAGATTTTACTTACTACGAGTCACCCACCCGCGATCCCAATAACAGTGTGGTAACTGCGGATATTGGTGGGCAGTATGTAGCGATCGCTACTAGCCCACTCTTAATTCAACAAGCGATCGACACTTATAAAGGCAGCAATCCGTCCCTTGCTAAGAAGCCGATTTTTGCCAAGATTTATGGTGCTACCAATCAAACCAAAATTGTCGAGCCACTGCTCCAAGTGTATTTAGATGGCGATGTTGCACTAGAGTTTATTGGCTCTCAAGCTAATCTCAATCTCAACGAAGCGGCGATCGCACAGTCAAAGCGAGAACTGGATGCGATGACTTTGACAGGTGGTACTCAGAAAGAAGGTTTGCGTTTTGAGATTAACACTTATCTCAAAAATAATAATTCTAATCCCCTCGCCAATAACGATGCAAAGGTTCTCAATCTCTTGCCACAGGAAACCTTTTTATTAGTTTCGGGTGTAAATCTTTATCAATCTTGGCAATCGCTAGTTACTCAAGCTAAAGGGAATGCAAGTTCTACGCAACTAATCGAGCAAATTCGTAAGGCTGTAAAAGATAGTACGAAACTCGATCTTGAGCAAGATATTCTCAAATGGATGAATGGTGAATTTGCGATCGCGGCTATTCCCAACAATCAGGGCATTTTGGCAAATCCTGGGTTTGGATTTGTCGCGATCGCCCAAGCTAGTGATCAGAATGCTGCCAAAACTGCGCTTGACAAAATTGATAAGGTCGCTCAAACAAATTCTGGAGGACTGTTGCCTAAAGGAGTAGATCTAAAACCAAAACAAATTGGTGATAAATCGGTAATTGCTTGGGCGATCGGCAATACTAACTGGGCAACACGCGGCACCTTAGATAATAATTTTGTTTTTTGGTCTATGGGCGATCTTGCCGATACCTTTGTTCCTAAACCTGCCAACAATTTACCTGAAAGTAGTTCTTTCAAAATTCTAACTACAGATATTCCTAAGTCCAATGGTGGTTACTTCTATCTGAATATGACTACTGCGCTCTCCCTTGCCGATCGCCTTTTACCGCCTGAAGTCAAATCTAACCCTAGTTTTACGGAAATTCGTTCTGTACTTGATGCAATTAACGGTATTGCTGTGACATCCACGAATGTTGATGCCAAGACTACTCGCCTAGACTTCTTGTTTACGCTTAAACCCACCCCAGGTAACTAG
- a CDS encoding alpha/beta hydrolase, with amino-acid sequence MKYLTDKITNISRRLAPRSAALMILLSAIGAGAIAKPSEAAETVNFRFNIFEVSVSVDDLENFSKTGELRGALDMASRYISAPDMANFRRILTERADVPVSLLSRFLYTSQGERALDILGNFIKTGPNLSGNRAIRAAAVLATADKQNGLSLLSFLRKFPTSDIYFDIQEGLQTVGELSDLLQNTQKVVQMVNAEATKQAGAVTPVPSPIELADLRDQGKDPWERYSLKAPALDNRYEIPFYLFVPKLTNKSKPIPAIVIYPGLISNREPLLYLSEHLASYGFAVVLTVSPNSSAEQLDKLIIGAASEIAPPESFIERPQDITAVLNYLEKSPQATNINWQNVGMVGHSFGGYAALALVSDAQIQFADLAEACQGKYKWNASLLLQCVALGLPNQTYKLGDSRIKAAISVNPVTSHVLGKAALSKITVPIAIVGSSDDTFAPVVSEQIVPFTWLTAPNRYLVLLNKAGHTAVTAITSSDRLSPEVSNVLAGSSAIESQDYLKMLSVAFFKTHLVQETSFADYLTPAYFANISTPSAQVSLLRSLTIETIDAAIKN; translated from the coding sequence ATGAAATATCTCACGGACAAGATCACAAATATTTCACGCCGCTTGGCTCCTAGATCAGCGGCTCTAATGATTTTGCTGAGTGCGATCGGGGCAGGGGCGATCGCTAAGCCTAGTGAAGCAGCAGAAACCGTCAATTTCCGATTTAATATTTTTGAAGTTTCTGTATCTGTTGATGACTTAGAGAATTTTTCTAAAACTGGCGAGTTACGTGGTGCACTGGACATGGCATCGCGTTATATTTCTGCACCAGACATGGCAAACTTTCGGCGCATCCTCACAGAGAGAGCCGATGTACCTGTCTCACTATTGTCGAGATTCTTATACACATCTCAAGGGGAAAGAGCATTAGATATCTTAGGAAACTTTATTAAAACTGGTCCAAATCTATCGGGTAATCGGGCCATCCGTGCTGCCGCAGTTTTGGCAACAGCCGACAAACAGAACGGTTTATCTTTACTCAGCTTCCTGAGAAAATTCCCCACATCAGATATTTATTTCGATATTCAAGAAGGGCTACAAACAGTTGGTGAATTGAGCGACTTGTTGCAAAACACCCAAAAAGTTGTGCAAATGGTTAATGCTGAAGCCACCAAGCAAGCTGGAGCGGTAACGCCAGTACCTTCACCGATTGAGTTAGCTGATTTGCGGGATCAAGGTAAAGATCCATGGGAACGTTATAGCCTCAAAGCGCCAGCACTGGATAATCGCTATGAAATCCCCTTTTATTTATTTGTCCCAAAACTTACTAATAAGTCTAAACCCATACCTGCGATCGTTATCTATCCTGGGCTAATCTCTAACCGCGAGCCATTGCTCTATCTTTCCGAACATCTTGCATCCTATGGGTTTGCGGTGGTACTGACGGTTTCTCCAAATAGTAGTGCGGAGCAGTTAGATAAATTGATTATTGGTGCAGCAAGTGAGATTGCGCCACCAGAGAGCTTTATTGAGCGCCCACAGGATATAACTGCGGTACTAAATTACCTAGAGAAGTCTCCACAGGCAACTAACATCAATTGGCAAAACGTGGGCATGGTTGGACATTCTTTTGGTGGCTATGCGGCTCTCGCTTTAGTCAGTGATGCCCAAATCCAGTTCGCTGATCTGGCGGAAGCTTGTCAAGGTAAATATAAGTGGAATGCTTCGCTGTTATTGCAATGCGTGGCACTAGGTTTACCAAACCAAACCTACAAATTAGGGGATTCACGTATCAAAGCTGCGATCTCTGTTAACCCTGTGACTAGTCATGTTTTGGGTAAAGCGGCTTTGAGCAAAATCACTGTCCCGATCGCGATAGTTGGCAGTTCAGATGATACCTTTGCCCCTGTGGTTTCCGAGCAAATTGTGCCTTTTACATGGTTGACTGCTCCAAATCGATATTTAGTATTGCTAAATAAAGCTGGTCATACTGCGGTTACGGCAATAACATCAAGCGATCGCCTCAGTCCTGAAGTCAGTAATGTTTTGGCTGGTTCAAGTGCGATCGAGTCGCAGGATTATCTCAAGATGCTGAGTGTTGCCTTTTTCAAAACCCATCTAGTTCAAGAAACTAGTTTTGCTGATTACCTTACACCCGCATATTTTGCCAATATTTCCACGCCTTCAGCACAGGTGAGTTTGTTGCGATCGCTCACCATCGAAACAATTGACGCAGCGATCAAAAATTAA
- a CDS encoding proline--tRNA ligase — MRLSQMLWVTLREDPAEAELTSHKLLLRAGYIRRVGAGLYVYLPLMWRVLQKISAIVREEMNDTGAQECLLTQLQPAELWQESGRWDTYTKAEGIMFALTDRANREVGLGPTHEEIITAIARDMIRSYRQLPQHLYQIQTKFRDEIRPRFGLMRGREFIMKDGYSFHSTEESLKETYYEMDRAYRKMFDRCGLKFRAVEADSGAIGGSGSQEFMVLAEAGEDDILFTEDSSYAANVEKAVSLPPDAVPSHFDKFEKVHTPKKGTIETVCKLLKCDPTQVVKQVLYQVVYDNGTTVLVLVSIRGDRDVNEVKLQNELTKLADNYGGKAIINLQVADAESQQKWAHSQLPVGFIAPSLKDSYIDPTSNVVNKFLRLADRTVEYLQNFVTGADEADYHVVGANWGKDFTLPTVVNLDKAKAGDRAVHDPSQILQTARGIEVGHIFQLGTKYSKAMKATFTNEQGEEMPLVMGCYGLGVSRLAQAAVEQSYDKDGIIWNKAIAPYHVIVTVPNVGDVKQMDVGERLYTALDAAGVEVLLDDRDERAGVKFKDADLVGIPYRVVTGKAIADGKVEIVNRATKVATLVEIESVVEYLQNELK, encoded by the coding sequence ATGCGTCTATCTCAAATGCTCTGGGTCACTCTACGCGAAGATCCCGCCGAAGCAGAACTCACAAGTCATAAATTACTACTCCGCGCAGGCTATATCAGGCGCGTGGGAGCAGGCTTGTATGTGTACTTACCGCTTATGTGGCGCGTCCTGCAAAAGATTTCTGCGATTGTCCGCGAAGAGATGAATGACACAGGGGCGCAAGAATGCCTATTAACGCAACTACAACCTGCGGAACTATGGCAAGAGTCAGGGCGTTGGGATACCTACACCAAAGCCGAAGGGATCATGTTTGCCCTCACCGATCGCGCAAATCGTGAAGTCGGTCTAGGCCCAACCCATGAAGAAATTATTACGGCGATCGCTAGAGATATGATTCGCTCCTATCGCCAACTGCCGCAGCATCTGTATCAAATCCAAACTAAGTTCCGCGATGAGATTCGTCCTCGTTTTGGATTGATGCGTGGGCGCGAATTCATCATGAAGGATGGCTACTCGTTCCATAGCACTGAAGAAAGCCTCAAAGAAACATATTACGAAATGGATCGCGCCTATCGCAAGATGTTCGATCGCTGTGGTTTGAAATTCCGTGCAGTCGAGGCTGACTCAGGTGCGATCGGTGGTTCGGGTTCGCAAGAATTTATGGTGCTTGCTGAAGCTGGAGAAGATGACATTCTCTTTACCGAAGATAGCAGCTACGCCGCTAATGTCGAGAAAGCAGTATCTTTACCACCTGATGCTGTACCTTCGCATTTTGATAAATTTGAGAAAGTGCATACCCCGAAAAAGGGAACTATCGAGACTGTGTGCAAGTTACTGAAATGCGACCCCACACAAGTTGTCAAGCAGGTTCTCTATCAAGTTGTCTATGACAATGGCACAACAGTTTTAGTGCTAGTCAGCATTCGAGGCGATCGCGATGTTAATGAAGTGAAATTGCAAAATGAACTGACCAAGCTGGCAGACAATTATGGCGGTAAAGCAATTATTAACCTCCAAGTTGCTGATGCTGAATCTCAACAGAAATGGGCGCATTCTCAACTTCCTGTAGGATTTATCGCACCAAGTCTTAAAGACTCCTATATTGATCCAACCTCAAATGTTGTAAATAAGTTCCTGCGTTTAGCCGATCGCACCGTTGAGTATTTACAAAATTTTGTCACGGGTGCAGATGAAGCTGATTATCATGTTGTCGGCGCAAATTGGGGTAAGGATTTTACATTACCCACAGTGGTGAATCTTGATAAAGCAAAAGCTGGCGATCGCGCTGTTCATGATCCTTCGCAAATCTTACAAACTGCCAGAGGCATCGAAGTTGGTCATATTTTCCAATTGGGAACCAAATATTCCAAGGCTATGAAAGCGACCTTCACCAACGAGCAAGGTGAAGAAATGCCTTTAGTTATGGGTTGCTATGGCTTAGGTGTATCTCGCCTCGCGCAAGCCGCCGTTGAGCAGTCCTACGACAAAGATGGCATCATCTGGAATAAGGCGATCGCACCTTACCATGTGATCGTCACTGTGCCGAATGTGGGCGATGTTAAGCAAATGGATGTTGGCGAAAGGCTTTACACGGCTCTTGATGCTGCGGGTGTCGAAGTATTGCTTGATGATCGCGATGAACGAGCTGGCGTTAAGTTCAAGGATGCCGATCTTGTCGGTATTCCCTATCGTGTGGTTACTGGCAAAGCGATCGCAGATGGCAAGGTCGAAATCGTCAATCGCGCTACAAAGGTTGCGACTTTAGTAGAAATCGAATCAGTTGTCGAATACTTACAAAACGAACTCAAATAA
- a CDS encoding plasmid pRiA4b ORF-3 family protein has translation MSESSKQLLSQQIFTTNQPNAIVQDFEAFIEFLQLHKVEVSAAQNAIAPKYLADINERLSHPTKIDFQRPSQKSYPYIHGLYLLLRSSAIAQVQLDKKKNILRIDPQILQSWQELNDTEKYFNLLATWIFYAHEGIMDNASRSLNDWWYVFNFWKELPTKGLNFTSSKDEDWLRRLKLHNVALLNLFGFIEVKDTEPLEGKGWRITKAEPLPFGTAMMHLLHSTDWQRGMFLEYEEELEEERSLGIDVVVQQSTPTEILQEEFQALDLFTAWQNNLQLPEPKSQDGIFVFKVSIQLHIQKSKDKFSTETVWRKIAIPSHLTVYDFSSAILKGFDFANDHLHQFTYKDRQGFIKSIYHPYTQYEEDAIFTDKVLLRDWQINIGDRITYVFDFGDWWEFNVVLESIDEPDPKIKKAKVIDKKGKAPEQYPDSDDEENE, from the coding sequence TTGTCTGAATCATCAAAGCAGTTGCTGAGCCAACAGATATTCACAACCAATCAACCAAACGCAATTGTGCAAGATTTTGAGGCGTTTATAGAGTTTCTGCAACTTCATAAGGTCGAAGTCAGTGCTGCTCAAAATGCGATCGCGCCGAAATACCTCGCAGATATCAATGAACGCCTTAGTCACCCAACCAAAATCGACTTTCAGCGACCTAGCCAAAAATCTTATCCTTATATTCATGGACTCTATTTGCTTTTGCGTAGTTCTGCGATCGCACAGGTGCAATTAGACAAAAAGAAGAATATACTGCGCATCGATCCGCAAATTCTCCAGTCATGGCAAGAGCTAAACGACACCGAAAAGTATTTCAATCTTCTTGCCACATGGATCTTCTACGCTCATGAAGGCATTATGGACAATGCAAGTAGATCTTTGAACGATTGGTGGTATGTATTTAATTTTTGGAAAGAGTTGCCTACAAAAGGTTTGAATTTCACCAGTTCTAAAGATGAAGACTGGCTGAGACGGTTGAAACTGCATAATGTAGCTTTGTTGAATTTATTTGGATTTATTGAGGTAAAAGATACTGAGCCTTTAGAAGGAAAAGGATGGCGAATTACCAAGGCTGAACCACTCCCTTTTGGGACAGCCATGATGCATTTGTTGCACTCAACTGATTGGCAGAGAGGAATGTTTCTCGAATATGAAGAAGAACTTGAAGAAGAGCGATCGCTTGGCATAGATGTTGTTGTTCAGCAATCTACACCCACGGAGATATTACAAGAGGAATTTCAAGCCCTAGATTTATTTACAGCATGGCAGAACAATTTGCAGTTGCCTGAACCTAAATCTCAAGATGGTATCTTCGTTTTTAAAGTGTCCATTCAACTGCATATTCAAAAATCCAAGGATAAATTTTCTACAGAGACCGTCTGGCGTAAGATTGCTATTCCTTCTCATCTCACAGTCTACGATTTTAGCTCGGCAATTCTCAAAGGTTTTGATTTTGCAAACGATCATCTACATCAATTCACCTATAAAGATCGTCAAGGCTTCATCAAGAGTATTTATCATCCTTATACTCAATATGAAGAAGATGCCATCTTTACCGATAAAGTTTTGCTGAGAGATTGGCAAATTAATATTGGCGATCGCATTACCTATGTATTTGATTTTGGCGACTGGTGGGAGTTTAATGTGGTCTTAGAAAGTATTGACGAGCCTGATCCTAAGATTAAGAAAGCAAAGGTGATCGACAAAAAAGGCAAGGCTCCAGAGCAATATCCTGATTCTGATGATGAAGAGAATGAATAA
- a CDS encoding serine/threonine-protein kinase yields MLNTILRGHYKIISHLGGGGFGQTYLAEDIDLPTHPTCVVKQLKPVSNEPFVLETAKRLFDQEAEMLYSLGSHDRIPRLLAHFQEGEEFYLVQEFADGTDLTQEISSGKRSPESVVIALLNEVLEILVYVHDRNVVHRDIKPANLIRRNSDRKIVLIDFGAVKEIGSLAVDPQGNTNLTIAIGSPGYMPIEQLNGKPRFSSDIYAVGMMAIQAVTGAEPRLFDEHPDTAELVWRDRIQGTYSSQFLDILDKMVRYDFRQRYQTASEVLEAIESLPKVTEHDLPTVISNSNHLSNNTETLITSPQVATKLSETQNHPSSSHTVPLAATNRQSPKLWIWITGGVALLLLIVMAIISKTAKNAPEVPNSPVVINSATPPAISPPTPPKATPSPTASPTPLSVEELLAQALILNRNNKPQEALAKVEEAIKLEPNSADAWGAKGLLLRSMGREKEAIAAFSKAIELSPNERPILPIQRELPSKKGDKKK; encoded by the coding sequence GTGCTAAACACAATACTTAGAGGGCATTACAAAATTATTAGTCACCTTGGTGGGGGTGGCTTTGGGCAAACATATCTGGCTGAAGATATTGATTTGCCGACGCATCCTACCTGTGTGGTAAAACAACTCAAGCCTGTATCCAACGAGCCTTTTGTGCTGGAAACCGCCAAGCGCTTATTTGATCAAGAGGCAGAAATGCTCTATTCCTTGGGTTCCCACGATCGCATTCCGCGTTTACTCGCCCACTTTCAAGAAGGCGAAGAATTTTATCTAGTCCAAGAATTTGCTGATGGCACTGATCTTACACAGGAGATCAGTAGTGGCAAGCGATCGCCTGAATCCGTCGTGATCGCCTTGCTCAATGAAGTTTTAGAAATACTGGTATATGTCCACGATCGCAATGTCGTCCACCGTGATATTAAGCCTGCTAACTTGATCCGACGTAATAGCGATCGCAAAATTGTCCTGATCGATTTTGGTGCAGTCAAAGAAATTGGCAGTCTGGCAGTTGACCCGCAAGGAAATACAAATCTGACGATCGCGATCGGTTCCCCTGGGTATATGCCCATTGAGCAGCTCAATGGCAAGCCGCGCTTTAGTAGTGATATTTATGCTGTAGGGATGATGGCAATCCAAGCAGTTACTGGTGCGGAGCCACGTTTGTTTGATGAGCATCCTGATACTGCCGAATTAGTCTGGCGCGATCGCATTCAGGGCACTTATTCATCACAATTTCTGGATATTCTCGACAAAATGGTGCGCTATGATTTCCGCCAGCGTTATCAGACTGCCTCAGAAGTGCTAGAGGCGATCGAGTCTTTGCCTAAAGTTACAGAACATGATTTACCAACAGTTATTAGTAATAGCAACCATCTCTCCAATAATACAGAAACTCTCATCACGTCCCCGCAAGTTGCAACAAAATTGTCAGAGACACAAAATCATCCGAGTTCTTCCCATACCGTCCCTTTAGCAGCAACAAATCGCCAGTCACCGAAGCTCTGGATTTGGATTACAGGTGGAGTGGCTTTGTTACTGTTAATCGTCATGGCAATCATTAGCAAAACTGCAAAGAATGCACCCGAAGTTCCTAATAGTCCTGTCGTGATCAATTCAGCGACTCCACCTGCGATCTCTCCACCAACACCTCCAAAAGCTACGCCTTCCCCAACCGCATCCCCAACTCCCTTATCCGTTGAAGAATTACTTGCCCAAGCGCTGATCCTCAATCGCAATAACAAACCCCAAGAAGCCTTGGCAAAGGTAGAAGAGGCGATAAAATTAGAGCCAAACAGTGCCGACGCTTGGGGAGCGAAAGGATTATTACTAAGAAGTATGGGACGAGAGAAAGAAGCGATCGCCGCTTTTTCCAAGGCAATTGAACTCAGCCCTAATGAACGTCCAATTTTGCCTATACAGCGCGAACTTCCCTCTAAAAAGGGCGACAAGAAAAAATAG
- the acsF gene encoding magnesium-protoporphyrin IX monomethyl ester (oxidative) cyclase, which yields MVATPSKPDVSQSNQQKVNGTGRRDSILTPRFYTTDFEAMAKMQIFDLTPDYEAILEEFKFDYNRRHFVRTADFNQSWDHIDPKVREHFRVFLEGSCTSEFSGFLLYKEIAVKIKDKNPLMAEIFSLMSRDEARHAGFLNKAMPDFDLQLDLSTLSKTKKYTYFAPKFIFYATYLSEKIGYWRYIKIHQHFLAHPEYRIYPIFNFFENWCQDESRHGDFCSLLLRSDKKNINGLRAKLWSKFFLLSVFATMYLNDICVRNEFYESIGMDTRKYVDEVLRETNRDAAKAFPVIINMENPKFWNCLKKCEENNAKLVKIDESNSPEWMKKIQKLPHLLNNGVQFLTMYLQPSIPAPKGVVL from the coding sequence ATGGTAGCTACTCCTTCTAAACCCGATGTAAGCCAGTCAAACCAACAAAAGGTTAATGGGACTGGCCGACGTGATAGTATCTTGACCCCACGCTTCTACACTACAGACTTTGAAGCAATGGCGAAGATGCAAATCTTCGATCTCACACCAGATTACGAAGCGATCCTCGAAGAATTCAAATTTGACTACAATCGTCGTCACTTTGTCCGCACTGCTGATTTCAATCAGTCATGGGATCATATCGATCCAAAAGTGAGAGAGCATTTTCGTGTATTCCTCGAAGGATCTTGCACCTCAGAATTTTCTGGTTTTCTCCTTTACAAAGAAATTGCTGTCAAAATCAAAGACAAGAACCCACTCATGGCTGAAATTTTCAGCCTGATGAGCCGTGACGAAGCCCGTCATGCTGGTTTCTTAAACAAGGCAATGCCAGACTTCGATCTCCAACTCGATCTTTCGACATTATCCAAAACCAAGAAATATACCTACTTCGCACCGAAGTTTATTTTCTACGCCACCTATCTATCCGAAAAGATTGGCTACTGGCGCTATATCAAGATTCACCAACATTTCCTTGCTCATCCTGAATATCGGATTTATCCAATCTTCAATTTCTTTGAAAATTGGTGCCAAGACGAGAGCCGTCATGGTGATTTCTGTAGTTTACTGCTTCGTAGCGACAAGAAAAATATTAACGGGCTTAGAGCTAAGCTCTGGAGCAAGTTCTTCTTGCTATCAGTATTTGCGACGATGTATCTAAATGATATCTGTGTCCGTAATGAGTTCTATGAATCCATCGGCATGGATACGAGAAAATATGTTGATGAAGTATTGCGTGAAACCAATCGCGATGCTGCGAAGGCTTTCCCTGTAATCATCAACATGGAAAATCCTAAGTTCTGGAATTGTCTCAAAAAGTGCGAAGAGAACAATGCCAAGCTAGTAAAAATCGATGAATCCAATTCTCCTGAATGGATGAAAAAGATTCAGAAGCTGCCTCACCTTTTAAATAATGGCGTACAGTTCTTGACGATGTATTTACAACCTTCTATTCCCGCTCCTAAGGGTGTAGTTCTCTAA